The Paenibacillus pabuli DNA segment CTGCTTGGTTGTGGTGAGCATGAAGCCAAAGCCGGGAATCCTATTGTATTTGGACGTGGTGGAAGAATGTCTTTGCTTTGGTTGGATCGATGGGATAAAGAAAAAATTGTCTGACACAGAGCTTGCACAGAGACTGTCACCCCGAAGCAAAAACAGTTCCTGGACTGAATTGAACAAAGAACGGGTCAGGCGTCTTGAAACGTTGGGATTCATGAGTGATGAAGGAAGAAAGGTGCTGCCGAACATGGAAGGGGATTCCTTTCGCATAGCTGAGGATATTGAGATCAGGCTTAGAGAGGATCAAGAAACATATAAGAATTTCATGGCTTTTCCCGCCCTCTATACAAGAGTACGCATTGATACGATACAGAGCGTTAAGAATCACCCTGCAATGTTCAATCACAGATTGGATAAATTCATTACACACACTAGAGACAACAAAATCTACGGTCAATGGAATGACGATGGGCGCCTTCTGAATTACTGAATGGTATAAACCTGCGTATCACACGGAAGTGATGTGGGACAGTCACCAATCTGCCTCTGGCCGATATCCTATAGGTAAAAGGAGGACTGTTTCATGTCGCTTTTGTATCAACCTTCTGAACTGGAGAACGACAATGCTCCTCTGGAAGCATGGAAAAAGGATGCGTACTGTTTGTTTGCCTCCAAAATGAGTGATCGGGAAGCACGTTTCCCTTGTATTCCAGCGACTCAGGCCTTCGCCATGGGGCATCTCCGGTATGGTTTTGTTTCTGGCTTGGATTGCGAGCCCGTTGATCGTAAGCTGGCAGATATCATTTCGGAATACGGCCGGGCATCGCGTTCTTTTGGTGAATATTCATCCCTGATTGTCTTTCTTGAATTAACGGATCAGTCAAGATCGGTTTTGGAGTATGAATCGGTATTCTGGCAGCTGTTAAGCCAGGTCAGTAATCTGGATGTAAAGCCATGGCCCGAAGATATTCCGGAGAACCCGGAGAATCCCTTATGGGAGTTCTGTTATGATGATGAACGATATTTCGTCTATTGCGGGACCCCGGCTCACATTTCCAGGCAGAGTCGAAATTTTCCTTATTTCATGCTCGCAATGACGCCTCGCTGGGTACTGGACCAATGGAATGCTCACCCCAAGAAAGCTGCAGCCATTGGGCCCAAGATTCGTGAACGACTTGCAGCATACGATGCCGTACCCGCTCATCCTGAATTAAAACAATACGGTTCGCAGGGGAATCTTGAATACAAGCAGTATTTCCTGAGAGATGATGCTACCTCCCCTTCACATTGTCCTTTTCTTCGCGCTCTTCAAGCGGAAAAGATTCAGGAATAGAAGTGAGTTTACCCTTCCTTGTCCTAAACGTGCTCTCCTCCGAATAAGCTGTACTCTGCAGATATTAGGAGGAGTGTCTCAGTAACCGGATTCAGGAAAGGGAAATGAATATGGAAATGGAACTGTATATCAAATATGTTCTGATCGGACTAGCTATCGCCATGCCTATTGGAGCAATCACCATAGAGATGGCCAAACAGGGCTTGAAAAATGGCTTCATTCACGGCTGGGCAGTTGGTTTGGGCGGAATGACCCTGGATACGTCTTTGATTCTCGCCATGTATTTTGGATTTGCCTCCATCCTTTCCCTCCCTTATGTTCAGATTCCTCTCTGGCTTGTTGGAGCCGGGTTTCTTGCCTATCTCGGCTATGACTCGATCCGAAATGCAGATCAGGATATCACGTCAGCCGACGCGAAGGTGAAGAAGTCCTTTTGGAAGACATACCGTAACGGCCTGCTTGTTGCCATCTCCCCGGGTAATCTGATCTTTTGGGTATCGGTCTTCGGAGCCGTACTGTCTGATTCATATCGTTCTGCCGGGAAGGAAAGTTTTGCTATTGCGGCTTGCGGGGTGCTGTGCGGCATTTTAATCCACGACCTGGGTCTGGTCACCCTGGTTTCTGTCACACGAAAAGTGATGAGCCCGCGAATGATCCATTTGGTTTCTGTTGCTGCAGGTATACTTCTGCTCGGTTTTTCGCTTTATTTTTTGTATGAGTTCGTACTTTCTCTCTGGATATATATTCAGTAATAGCCTTGGTTGGTTGGACAACCCCGATCCATAGGAAGAATTCTAAGATAGATAAGGAGCCCAATTAATGGGTTCCTTTTTTGTTGTGGCTTCAAAAGGGTTGCTTCTTGATAGCGCTATATCACTGTTTACAGGGCAAAAAGCAAGTAATGAACACCGGCGCAACGGATGACTACTCGCTGTAAAAGCCCGCTACTCCGGGCTCTAATGAACATCTCCACAATCAAGGACTATCGACGGTAATTTTATCTCTCCACTATGATACAGCTATGGTTGTTGCATCCCCATAGGAGAATCTTGAGGAAAGGAATGAAGTCAGATGCAAAGAAATACAAAAGCCACAACACTCATGTTCCCAGCCTCCAGAGCACCAACGCTGTTAGGCAGAATGGTTAGAAACCGTTGGTTGTATTTCATGCTTCTGCCCGGCCTGCTGTACTTTCTTCTATTTAAGTACTGGCCCATGTATGGAATACTCATCGCTTTCAAGGATTACCAACCATTCCTTGGCTTCTGGGATAGTCCTTTTGTAGGGCTCAAACATTTTGAGCGTTTGTTTAACGATCCTAACTTTATCGTTCTTTTCCGGAATACGCTTGTCCTTGCCATGCTCAACATTTTGTTTTTCTTCCCCCTGCCCATTGTTATTGCACTCATGTTAAATGAACTTCGCCACCACTTGTTTAAGCGAACCATTCAGACACTGGTATATATCCCACATTTCATGTCATGGGTAGTTGTGGTGGGGATTGCTTACATCTTCTTAACTACAGAAGGCGGAATTGTAAATGATCTTCTGGTGTACTTTGGCTGGGAGAAAATAAATTTTCTGGCAAGCAATGAGTGGTTCCGAACCATCGTTACCGCTGAGGTGATCTGGAAAGAAACCGGCTGGGGCACGATCATTTTCCTTGCGGCCCTGTCAGGGGTCGATCCGCAGTTGTATGAAGCGGCCCGGATGGATGGAGCAAACAGACTTCGTCAGCTATGGCATATTACCCTGCCTGCCATTCGCAGCACCATCATCATTCTATTGATCCTTCGCCTGGGGAACTTCCTGGACACCGGATTCGAACAGATCTTCCTAATGCTCAACGCCATGAATCGTGAGGTCGGAGAAGTGTTCGACACTTACGTATACTCCGTGGGGATTAGCCAAGGGCAATACAGCTTCAGCACGGCAGTTGGTTTGTTCAAGTCTTTGATAGGTTTGGTGCTTGTGGTTGTAGCCAATCATTTGGCCAAGAGATTTGGCGAGGAAGGAATTTACTAAGGAAGGAGCTCATCATGGAATGCCTATTAAACCTAGCGTGGGAAGTCGGGTTTTCGATGTACTGAACATCATGCTGTTGACTGTGTTTGCTATGCTCACGGTACTCCCCTTCGTTTACGTTATTGCCGGCTCCTTCGCCACTCAGAAGGAATTATTGCTGCGTGGGTTCATTTTATTTCCAACAGAGTTTACACTGGATGCATACAAGTACATTTTCTCGACCCCCACTCTTGTCAAAAGTTTGCTTGTTACCATCTACATTACCGTGTTCGGCACACTGATTAACATATTTTTGACCTGTTTAATGGCCTATCCCTTAGCTCGCAGGGACATGGACTTCCGCAAGCCGATTCTCATGCTGATCGTATTCACGATGTTGTTCAGTGGCGGCATGATTCCAACATTTCTTGTGGTCAAACAGTTAGGTATGATCAATACGTACTGGTCCTTGCTAATACCAGGAGCCATCAGTGCTTTTAACTTGATCATTATCCGCAACTTCTTTCAGCAGCTTCCCGAGAGCCTGGAAGAGTCAGCCAAGATCGATGGATGCAATGATTTGAGCGTATTTTTTCGCATCGTGCTCCCTCTTTCCATGCCGGCAATTGCCACCTTCTCGCTGTTTTATGCTGTAGGGCATTGGAATACTTACTTTAGCGCTGTGCTCTATATTAACGATAACACCAAATGGCCAATTCAGGTGCTATTGCGGCAGTTCGTTATTTTGGCCTCTGGCGGTATTGGAGACTCCACTGCAATGGAATCCGACTATGTTTCCCCACCGGAACAATCCATTAAGATGGCTGTCATTGTTGTTTCTACTCTGCCGATCCTGCTCGTATATCCATTTTTGCAAAAGCATTTCGCCAAGGGTGTATTACTCGGTTCTGTGAAAGGTTGACCGTAACTTAAGCAATGAATTCACGATTAGGGGGATTATATATGAAAAAACAACATCGAAAGTCATTGATTAGTACTGGAGCTCTCATCGCTTCCTTAAGCTTAATCATCACAGCTTGTGCCGGGAACAACTCCAACGAGGCTCAAGGAACTGGTGCGGGCGGTGAGCAAGGAGCTCTTCCCTTGACCATGATGCTGCCAACGTATAGTGCCGAACAGATGAATGCGAACAGCTCCATATTGGCTTTGCTTGAGGAGAAAACGAATACCGATCTAACCGTGTCCTGGGTCCCCTCCTCATCCTACACGGATAAATTAAGTGCTACGGTTGCCTCCGGCGAGCTGCCCAAAACTTTTGTTGCATTGGAGCCAAAAGCATCTTTTATCATCAATGCTGCCCGGTCGGGCATGTTCTGGGAATTGGGACCATATCTCAAAAGTTATCCAAATCTGAGCAAGATGTCTGATGTTGTGTTAAGCAACTCATCCATTGACAACAAAATCTATGGCCTGTATCGCGAACGGGATATTGCCCGTTTCGGTTTGATGATCCGCCAGGACTGGCTGAACAATCTGGGACTGGAAGCTCCGAAGAATGTGGATGAACTTTATGAAGTTTTGAAAGCGTTTGCTACAGAGGATCCGGATCAAAACGGCAGACAGGATACCGTCGGTCTTGCGGTAGGTATGCAGGGGAATAATATCGCTGGATTCAAGGACATCTTAGTGTATCTTGGAGGTCCAAATGAGTGGGAACTGAAAGACGGGCAGTTAATCCCTGCTCACATGACCAGTGCGTATATGGACACCCTGAAGTTTTACAAGAAATTGTATGATGAGAAGCTCATCAATCAGGATTTTGCGCTGGTTCAGGACGGTCGGTCTGTGATGTACAAAGGCAAAGCCGGAGTATGGATTGACAATATGCTGGATGGCAAAAACATCGAAGAGAATATCAGGAAGGTTACACCCGATGCCAAAATTGATCTGATTAACCGGATCTCCGGCCCGAATGGAGACGCCACGCGAGCAGGCACAGGTTATTTGGGCATGTATATGATTCCGAAAACGAGTGTCAAAACCGAAGATGAATTGAAGCGAATTCTTGCCTACTTCGATAAGGTATCGGAGAAGGACATGCAAAACCTGCTGAAGTATGGCGTTGAAGGTAAACAGTACACGGTGGAAAACGGAGAATACAAGCAGAACCCGGATCCTAAATTACGGGCAGAGATGACGGATAGCAATCAGTTTATGATCTTGCAGGATCAGGTGGAAAACTTCGGTACCGAACTGGAGAAACTCAGCACCGAGTTGTTCAAAGACAACGCCACCTTTGCCATCCAGAATCCAGCCTCTCCCTACATCTCCAATACCGCCATTGAGCTGGGCAATGAATTAAACAAGATCATTCAGGATGCCACGGTCAAATTCATTATGGGCACCGCCAGTGAAGCGGATTGGAATCAGGCAGTGGAGAAGTGGCTGCAAGGCGGCGGAAGCAATATTATTGAAGAGATTAATGCGGATTACGCCAAGTCTGCAAAAAAGTAATATCTGGTTTGATCTCCTAATTCGATTAAAAGCCCCTAGGACGATGATCTTGATCTCAACTCATCCTGTGATCCTAGGGGCTATTTTTCTATGAGTTGTATGGGAACCGTCATTGTTCTTCCCTGTACTTGCCGGGCGTAGTTCCTGCAATTTTCCTGAAGGAGCGAATAAAATTGGCCGCGTTATTGTATTGCAGGCGTTCTGAAATTTCAGCAATTTTCATATCTGTCTCCTTAAGCCATCGCTTGGCCATATCCATCCGATACATTGTCAGATACTCTCCAAAGTTAACCCCCGTTTCCTGACGAAACACACGACTCACATAATGAGGGTGATAATTGATTCGTGCTGAGCAACTTTCCAACGTTAACTCCGAATCGAACTCCCGTTGAATCATGTCGATGATGGCTTCCGAAATATGCTTGAACTGCGTTTCACGGCGATTTTCGAGTTCCTGGGCGTATGGCACAACAAATAATGTCCAAAACCAGGACTCCATTTCAGTAACGTTCCGCAGTTTGAATAAAGTATCAATTAATGAAGACTCGTCTCCCTCAAGCCCTTCCATTGGAATAGAAAGTTCATGACCGAATTTAAGGAAATTCACCAGCAGCCGCAAGAGTGACAAATGGTAATGCTGAAATGGTGTTTGGGCCGGAAACAGGTCCTCCATAAATTTTTTCAATTCGATCTCAGATTGAGCCAGGTTTCCTGCTCGTATGGCATCGAATAGCGCCTGCTCTCGGTCATGTGGAAACATGCCCGGATCATTCTTCTGTGGCTGCACGTCATCAATAAACAGAATCGACTCTTGTCCAAGTCCCACACTGAATTTCAGTGATGTCATGGCTTCATTCAATGCATTCCTGGCATGGTCAAAAAAGTGAAACGGACGGCTAATACCGATACTAACCCGTATTCCCAGGTATTGGGCAATCGCCTTCTGGGCGTTCAAAGACAACATGAATAACTCTTCCTTGAGCTCGGCTCCCGCTTTGGATGACCCGATTAGGGTAACTTGGTAATCGGTGGTCACCACCGGTACCAACCTGTTATCGGAGGGTATTAGTTCACCGACCATATTACTGATTGCAAACAACAGTAAGTCTCGATTCCTCTCCTCGTAGCGGGTACCTTTGAGGGTATCCATCTGGATCGCCACCAGGCTCATGGACGACCATGCCCGCTGCACGCCATACAGTCCCAATTTCTCTTCAAAATCGGTATGGCCAATCTCACCCTTTAGCAATTTATGCATAAAAAATTCTTTCAGCTGCAGTTGTTGGCCCTGTAGTTCGTTCATGACAACGGAGTGATTGCGGATCAGATCGTTTACCCGCTCTCCAATAACTTGCAGCTCACCAGCAGCTTTCTCCCTCCCTGCTTGCGGGGAAGCTACAGCTGCAAGGGTTGAATAGATGGATTGAATCGGGCTGTACATTCTCTTCGATCCGAACCAGGCCAGAACGAGAGTGACCAGCAATATCAAAAAGCAAACGAGCAAGGTAATCCAGCCAATGATCTGATTCTGTTGATTTACTTGTTCGTTAGAGGCAACCGATACATAAATCCAGCCATTGTAAGAGGATTTACGATATGTGACGGTTACCTTCTCCCCCTCAAGCTTCGATATATACTGCCCGGCAGTCGCATCAGTTTCTTTAAGCCTTTGAAGATAAGACTCTCCCGACATATTGCTTCCCGGTGATGAACCTCTATCACTTCGATGGATAAGCCTATAATCACGATCCAATATGAAAGCGTTTGCTATTTTTCCGTTTTGAACGGATAACGTTCTTCGAATCACGTCGGGAGACAGCGCTACACTAATCAGTCCTTTTGGATTCGCAGCGTTAAACGGGTACTTTTTTACGAAATAGACAGATTCCAACGAATCCGGCTGATTGTCATGCCCTCTGCTCCAGAAAGAGCCAGCCTGCTCACGAGAAAATAACTCAAGTTGTGACTTGAATTCAGGGGAGCTGTACTCATTCACACCTGTGCTTGTGACCAGCCATTTCTTGTTCAGACTGTACAAATAGATTTCCTTAATCCCGAGCTCATACGTTTGAATGGTAGCAATACCCTTATACAGCTCATGAACCATTTCAAAATCCTGATTCGTAATCGGCTTGGTGAATGCCTGTCTAACGATCGGAGACTGCAAAAACTGCGTTGCCGAGTTATCTACGGTTCTCAGCATTTGCTCTACACCCATCTGCGTCTGCTGCAGTAACAATTTATTACCTTCATTCACCTTTTCCTGAACGGTCAAGGAGGAATTATAGTAGGAAAAGGTACCGAGAACAATTACCGGGAGAGTTCCTATGATAATAGAGAATAACAATAGCTTCCATAAAAAAGAAAGGGAACGTAATTTCATAATGCCTCCTCAATGATTCCGGTTCATTACATTATTACATTAGTTCCCAGATGAGGATACGTCAATCCTTTTTAACTTCACTTGTTAGTTAGAATGACTATGGGATGTTCCCTTGTTTAATAGATAAATGAAAAATCCCCCTACGACGGATCGATTCTGAAAATTCATTTGTTGGCCGGTAAGGGTATCGTACCAATCGGTTACGGGTACACGGCTTGTTGTCTCATTCATGAATTGCCATAGTGGCAAGATCATCTGTTCAAACTGTTCTTTCGTTTCGCTCATGAAGGCACACCATACGAGCCAATCGGATTTGGTATACGTATCCCGGCTATCCAGAGGCGTGCCATACCGGTTTTGTTTTTGCTTATAATGGTTGAGTTCTCTCTCAGCAACCTCTTTGGGAAACAGGTTAAAGTCCAATAGACGATCCCACACCAGATTGTACTTCATACTCCATGTTTCGTCTTGGCTGTCAAACGTCAGCTTGTAGTGATCATCGGCTTCCGCCATGTATACCCACTCTTGTGCCATCTTTGCGGCCGCTTCACGATATAAGGTCTCCTCCTCCCGCATTCCAAGCTGTTCACACATATAAGCGTAGGCAGCAATGCCTAATATCGCTTTGATGGACAGGTTTGCATTGTGTGCAAGGTGGCCTGCGAAGTCATCGGTGCACAACTGATTGGCCGGGTCCAGACCATGCTGCAGCAGATATGATGCCCATTTCTTCAGATGTTCCCAGTGCTCACGTGCAAATTCTGCATGCTTCTCAAACTTGCTTACCGCCGCCGCCATCAAAAGCATGTTCCCACACTCTTCGATCGGCATCTGGTATTCAAGTTTGTTCTCGCCATAGACCTGGCCGTTCGCTTGGGGGTAAGTCCCCACGTCATGGGGTGCAAATTCGAACGCCCACTCACTGCTCTTGGCATATTTAAAGATTGGACGCATCATGCCTTTGACCATTTCCGGATTATATCTTAGAAACAGCGGAATCGATGGGTAGCTAACATCCACCGTAGCAATACAGCCATTACTGAAGTTTTCTTTGGAGAAAAATAATACGCTGCCATCGTAATCAGCAACCAGTTTATGTGCAGCAATCGCTTGCCGATAAGTGAGGGCCAGTATATCTCGATACGAATCTCCCCCTGCCGCCTGACTTTCTTCCAGGAGTTCACGGTTGAAGATCTGGCATCTCTGACTTATCTCTTCATATTGTTGTCCTGCCATGACCAGCATATGATGAAAGGTCATTCCGTCCTTTCTCCAGTAAGCGTTCAAGGGTTGATGAAAATATTCGATCGAGTGAATGTCATCATACGCTAACAGCAGATATCGGCAAGCCGTTTCTTCTTCGACGAGTCCCATATCCATTTCCACCGCCATAACAGGCATATTTTCAGAGACAGCCCTTGGGTTATATTCATCCTCTTCTACCTTCAACTGGCCTGTTCGAGCATAATGCACACGGCCTGATATCGAATGATGAACCGCTTTGCTATGGGGGGATAGAGGAACCACCAGATACATATATCCCCAATCTATTCTCGTATCATCGCCAGCAAGCTTTAGAATCGGCTGTTCAACCGTTCCCATGGACAATGCATGAAATTGATTGTCGATCACAGAAGATGACCAGGTGACTTGTTGTGATGCTGTATTCACACACCATTCGCCTGTCACATCAAAATAGATTTTCACTTCGTGTTTCCTGTGATCGATTGCACGAACATGGAAGGAAATATACGTCACGGGTCTCGATAACAACTCAAGATCATCCAATAATAGCGGCGTGGTAAATTGAACGTCCAGCTCGATGCCTTCCCCCTCAAAAGTATACCGAGTTGTTACTGGCTCAACAGTCAGACTCGTTTGTACAAGTACGCCGGGTTCCAATACATTTGCAGAACGATCATGTAGACCTATTTTCCCCATAAATCTTCTGATCTTGCCATCGATCACGGCCATGCCTACCATTCCCTGAGTTTTGTTGGTCCAGTGCCGAGTGTGATCTTCATAGAGTTGGTCGGCCGCTGACCATACGCTAAAATAGGGGTCGACCGTTACCAACGGCACAGCTGGTGGCCTGAAAGTCGTTGTCATGATTCACCTCTCCTTATTTAACTTATTTCTAATTAAAACAATATATCTAAGCACATCATCAACTTCATATTGGTAGCCGCAACTAACCCAAAAGGCTCCGCTGCCTTCTCTGGAAGGCATGGCAAAGCCTTTGGATTCTTATTCTTTGCTTTCAACCAATATCTAAATCAGTTCGGCATCTGGACGGTTACGACTTCCTTTCCTTTCAAATTATCGTTGGTAAACTGCATCGCCTGATCGTATCCGGTGTTCCTCAGTTGGTCCCTCAACTCGTTAATAATGCTCATGGCAGCTTCATCCGATTTTGCAAAAACGGCTTCTTTCCAAGCATCTCCCATCCGGTCCATGGATGGCTTCAACATTTCCCATTCAGGCGCTTTGGTGATGACATCACCCGGATTATAAGCTGTAATCACCTGTATCCCATTTGGACGAAGTACCTTTCGAGCATGATCCATTGCATCCACTCTATCCTGATCTGCCCAGATGTCCCCACCCGCGTACGAGTTGATGCGATCAAGTCCTGTTAACGATTCCAAACCAATGGAAATACCTACGTTTTTGCGAACTTTACCGGATTGATCCGCTGCGAATTTATCAAACCATTCCTTATTGGCTACAGGCTTGCCATCCTTCAAATCCCAATGAACACCTTGTACTCCGTAACGGGACAGCATAAAACCCTCGTCAGAGGCCATGTAATCCAAAAACTTGAGCGCTGCATCTACACATGCGCCTTTGCAGTTTTTGGTAATAACCGTTACGTTGTTGCCCTGAATGCCAAGATCCACGGGTCGACTCGGGTCGACATCAGCCCGCTCTAATGGACCGACAGGGATGTAATCGCTTCCAGGATGTGAGGTTACATATTCCTTGGAAGCATCCAAAATGGCCGGGTAATGTGCCGCAAGGATAGCAATACGACCTTGATTAATTTTTTCTTTGGCGATCGGATCTGTCTGGGTAAAAACATCAGGATCCAACAGCCCTTCTGCTACCATTTTACGATAGAACAACATATATTCTTCGTAACCTGGAGTGAAGAAACTGTGCTCCAGCGTACCATCGCCTTTGTCTACGTAGCCAGCGCCCGAATAGAACATCGTATTGCCAATACCTACAGACCAGCCGTTACTGAATCCGCCCAGCGGAAACACGGGCTGCCCGTTCTCCTGCAGGTTGGCGTCTTTGATTTTTTTGAGAAAGGCATAAAAATCCTCTTTCGTTACCACCGACTGCGGGTCCACACCGACCTTTTCGGCAATGTCCTTGCGTACATAGAACCCGTATAGCCAATCAATACCGTCTTCGTTTGTAGCAGGCTGGTTCTGCAAAAGCAGATACTTTTTCCCGTCATACGCATTAATCGCTTTTTCATACAAAGCTGGTGGTACATTTTCTTCCGCAATGGATTGGGCCAGGTTAGGATAATTGTCCAACTTATCAGATATATCGACTAATTGACCTTCTTTGGCTGCCTTGATGATTCCGTCAAGCTCGCCTCCCCAAGCAGGTCCGGTATATATATCTGGCAAATCCTGCGTGGCGAAAATCTGATTTACCTTTTCTGTCTCACTGCCTTTGGTATATTCCCACTCCAGGGTCACCCCGGTCTTTTCCTTAATGACTTCCTCTATAGGAGTGATTCCATTGTCCGACCCACCAGAACCATTCCAATTGTGCAGTATTTTTAGCGTGGTGCCATTACCCTCTCCATCGCCTTCTCCATTCTCTGATGAATTCATACAACCACTTAGCAAACTTCCAGTCATAATGGATACAAGCAATATGGACATGCCTTTCGACCAAATCCTATTCAAACCAATCGCCTCCTGGATATGGATATCAATGAATCACGGTAGAGTCTAGGCAGGTAAGTCCGTTATGATCAACCTTTAACCGAGCCAATCATGACCCCTTTGACGAAATAGCGTTGCAGAAACGGATAGATGCACAAGATGGGGAAAACCGTAATGACAAGCAGGGCCATGCGCATGGATTCGGGTGTTGCTCCGGCCCCACCGACTCCGCCTACCGTCTGGCCACCTTGCTGGGCTGCTCGCTGCATGGAATTGGATAGTGCTTCCGCTTCCGTCAGCATTTCTTGCAATAAGGTCTGCACCGGGATGAGATCTTTGTTGGATACGTAGTAGGCACCAGAGAACCAGTCATTCCAATGGGCTACTCCGATAAATAGTGAAATGGTTGCGAGCACCGGACCCGAAAGAGGCAGGATGATTCTTACAAAGATCTGGAAATCGCCATATCCGTCAATGCGGGCAGACTCCTCCAGTTCCTCCGGTATACCTTGCAGAAACGTACGAATAATGATGATATGCATGAAATTGAATAGCAGAGGCAAAACGTACACCCAAAAGGTATTAATCAGATGCAGCTTTTGAAGCGTAATAAAGAACGGAATGAAACCCGCACTGAAAATCGTGGGCAAAAAGATGTAAAAAGTAAAAAAGGAGCGGCCGGGCAGCGTTTTTTTGGAGAGTGCATAAGCCATTAGGGTACACAATATGACATGCAGGAACGTACCCAGCACGGTGCGCATGAGGGTGATTTGGTACGCTTTCCAGATCCGTGCATTATCAAAGACCTCGGCATAATTCTCCAATGTAAACTTCCGGGGCAGAAAATAAATCGCCCCTTGCATGGAGTCCTTACCTTCATTTAACGAATAGGCCAAAATATAAATAAATGGATATATCATGGAGAAACCAACCAACGCAAGAAAGGTATAGTTGAACACCGAGAATACAGACCATTTTCGTTCCATATCTTCACCTCCTTAGAACAGGGATACATCACTGACTTTGCGAGCAATGCGATTAACAGTAAGTACCAGGACAAGTCCAATAATACTCTGGAATAGCCCGACCGCTGCAGCATAACTTAGTCGCCCTTCGCGAATCCCGGAGTTGATGGCGTGCACATCCAGTACACTCCCGATGCTCGCGGTTGCCGGTCCATTCAGGAGAAGCAGCTGTTCGTAACCTGCACTCATCAGGCTGCCTACGGCAAGGATGAACAAGATGATGGCCACGTTGCGAATGCCTGGAAGTGTCACGTGCCACATCTGCCTGAAACGGCCTGCACCATCAATCTTGACAGCTTCATAGAGCTGCTGATCGATCCCTGCGATGGCAGCCATAAAGATGATGGAATTCCAGCCAATGTTCTTCCAGATATCCGATCCAACAATCAGTTGATAAAACCACGATGGATTGTTCAGGAACTGGATCGATTCCGCTCCCATGGCACCCATGAAGTCATTGACTGGTCCACCATACGGTGTCAGCAGCCTTTGCATTAGGGTAACTACAACAATCCAGGATACGAAATATGGCAAGTAGGATAATGTCTGAATCGTCTTCTTAAACCGGATCATGCGAATTTCATTTAACAGAAGTGCGAGAATGATGG contains these protein-coding regions:
- a CDS encoding AraC family transcriptional regulator, with the protein product MKLRSLSFLWKLLLFSIIIGTLPVIVLGTFSYYNSSLTVQEKVNEGNKLLLQQTQMGVEQMLRTVDNSATQFLQSPIVRQAFTKPITNQDFEMVHELYKGIATIQTYELGIKEIYLYSLNKKWLVTSTGVNEYSSPEFKSQLELFSREQAGSFWSRGHDNQPDSLESVYFVKKYPFNAANPKGLISVALSPDVIRRTLSVQNGKIANAFILDRDYRLIHRSDRGSSPGSNMSGESYLQRLKETDATAGQYISKLEGEKVTVTYRKSSYNGWIYVSVASNEQVNQQNQIIGWITLLVCFLILLVTLVLAWFGSKRMYSPIQSIYSTLAAVASPQAGREKAAGELQVIGERVNDLIRNHSVVMNELQGQQLQLKEFFMHKLLKGEIGHTDFEEKLGLYGVQRAWSSMSLVAIQMDTLKGTRYEERNRDLLLFAISNMVGELIPSDNRLVPVVTTDYQVTLIGSSKAGAELKEELFMLSLNAQKAIAQYLGIRVSIGISRPFHFFDHARNALNEAMTSLKFSVGLGQESILFIDDVQPQKNDPGMFPHDREQALFDAIRAGNLAQSEIELKKFMEDLFPAQTPFQHYHLSLLRLLVNFLKFGHELSIPMEGLEGDESSLIDTLFKLRNVTEMESWFWTLFVVPYAQELENRRETQFKHISEAIIDMIQREFDSELTLESCSARINYHPHYVSRVFRQETGVNFGEYLTMYRMDMAKRWLKETDMKIAEISERLQYNNAANFIRSFRKIAGTTPGKYREEQ
- a CDS encoding glutaminase family protein, which translates into the protein MTTTFRPPAVPLVTVDPYFSVWSAADQLYEDHTRHWTNKTQGMVGMAVIDGKIRRFMGKIGLHDRSANVLEPGVLVQTSLTVEPVTTRYTFEGEGIELDVQFTTPLLLDDLELLSRPVTYISFHVRAIDHRKHEVKIYFDVTGEWCVNTASQQVTWSSSVIDNQFHALSMGTVEQPILKLAGDDTRIDWGYMYLVVPLSPHSKAVHHSISGRVHYARTGQLKVEEDEYNPRAVSENMPVMAVEMDMGLVEEETACRYLLLAYDDIHSIEYFHQPLNAYWRKDGMTFHHMLVMAGQQYEEISQRCQIFNRELLEESQAAGGDSYRDILALTYRQAIAAHKLVADYDGSVLFFSKENFSNGCIATVDVSYPSIPLFLRYNPEMVKGMMRPIFKYAKSSEWAFEFAPHDVGTYPQANGQVYGENKLEYQMPIEECGNMLLMAAAVSKFEKHAEFAREHWEHLKKWASYLLQHGLDPANQLCTDDFAGHLAHNANLSIKAILGIAAYAYMCEQLGMREEETLYREAAAKMAQEWVYMAEADDHYKLTFDSQDETWSMKYNLVWDRLLDFNLFPKEVAERELNHYKQKQNRYGTPLDSRDTYTKSDWLVWCAFMSETKEQFEQMILPLWQFMNETTSRVPVTDWYDTLTGQQMNFQNRSVVGGFFIYLLNKGTSHSHSN
- a CDS encoding extracellular solute-binding protein: MNRIWSKGMSILLVSIMTGSLLSGCMNSSENGEGDGEGNGTTLKILHNWNGSGGSDNGITPIEEVIKEKTGVTLEWEYTKGSETEKVNQIFATQDLPDIYTGPAWGGELDGIIKAAKEGQLVDISDKLDNYPNLAQSIAEENVPPALYEKAINAYDGKKYLLLQNQPATNEDGIDWLYGFYVRKDIAEKVGVDPQSVVTKEDFYAFLKKIKDANLQENGQPVFPLGGFSNGWSVGIGNTMFYSGAGYVDKGDGTLEHSFFTPGYEEYMLFYRKMVAEGLLDPDVFTQTDPIAKEKINQGRIAILAAHYPAILDASKEYVTSHPGSDYIPVGPLERADVDPSRPVDLGIQGNNVTVITKNCKGACVDAALKFLDYMASDEGFMLSRYGVQGVHWDLKDGKPVANKEWFDKFAADQSGKVRKNVGISIGLESLTGLDRINSYAGGDIWADQDRVDAMDHARKVLRPNGIQVITAYNPGDVITKAPEWEMLKPSMDRMGDAWKEAVFAKSDEAAMSIINELRDQLRNTGYDQAMQFTNDNLKGKEVVTVQMPN